The following are from one region of the Carnobacterium gallinarum DSM 4847 genome:
- a CDS encoding pyridoxal phosphate-dependent aminotransferase, with protein MDYKKLAKHHQVASLNILADIGTLAKNTPNLIDLSIGDPDLITDDRIIQQAFLDVKNGHTKYTESGGSADLIESILSFYQRFYQLSFEKDQVRATVGALHGMYLTLQTILDAGDEVIIHEPYFSPYKDQVVNSGGVPVFIPTYEKDGFAIDIAVLEAAITNKTKALILNSPNNPTGAVFSQETFKQIAELAKKYDFFILSDEVYDGFSFYDEFVPMATYAPDHTVTFGSLSKNFSMTGWRIGYMVAPSYLNAAAKLLNEGITYSAPTPSQRAAIYALDHAEELIPKVSEVFKERLEYVAQRVAEIPYLSLHPLKGSIYAFINISKTGMDSMAFSQYVLQETQVLVIPGLAFGESGDRYVRLAATQNREILTEAFNRLAQLTFD; from the coding sequence ATGGATTATAAAAAATTAGCAAAACATCATCAAGTGGCTTCGTTGAATATTCTAGCAGATATTGGAACATTAGCTAAAAATACACCAAATTTAATTGATTTGTCGATAGGCGATCCGGATTTAATTACAGATGATCGGATTATTCAACAAGCTTTTTTAGATGTGAAAAATGGACATACGAAATACACTGAATCTGGCGGAAGTGCTGATTTGATTGAGTCGATTTTGAGCTTTTATCAGCGCTTTTATCAGTTGTCCTTTGAAAAGGATCAAGTTAGAGCAACTGTTGGCGCGTTACACGGGATGTATTTAACATTGCAAACGATTTTAGATGCGGGAGATGAGGTAATTATTCATGAGCCGTATTTTTCACCCTATAAAGATCAAGTGGTGAATTCTGGAGGTGTCCCTGTCTTCATTCCAACCTATGAAAAGGATGGTTTTGCAATTGATATTGCCGTTTTAGAAGCAGCGATTACCAATAAAACGAAGGCTTTGATTTTAAATTCACCAAATAATCCAACGGGAGCTGTTTTTTCTCAGGAGACATTTAAACAAATTGCTGAGTTAGCTAAGAAGTACGACTTTTTTATTTTATCTGATGAAGTCTATGATGGGTTTAGTTTTTATGATGAGTTTGTCCCGATGGCAACGTATGCGCCCGATCATACAGTTACTTTTGGGAGTTTGTCGAAGAATTTTTCGATGACTGGTTGGCGGATTGGTTACATGGTGGCACCGAGCTATTTAAATGCAGCAGCGAAGTTATTGAATGAGGGAATTACCTATTCAGCACCAACGCCTTCACAGCGAGCAGCTATCTATGCTTTGGATCATGCGGAGGAGCTGATACCTAAGGTTAGCGAGGTGTTTAAGGAGCGTTTAGAGTACGTTGCACAGCGAGTTGCAGAAATTCCTTATTTGTCCTTACATCCGCTAAAAGGGAGCATTTACGCGTTTATCAATATTAGTAAAACTGGGATGGATTCAATGGCATTCAGCCAATATGTTTTACAAGAAACTCAAGTTTTAGTTATTCCAGGTTTAGCTTTTGGAGAATCTGGAGATCGCTATGTTCGTTTAGCGGCTACGCAAAATCGAGAAATTTTAACAGAAGCGTTTAATCGCTTGGCGCAGTTAACGTTTGATTAG